A window of Synechococcus sp. MEDNS5 contains these coding sequences:
- the sfsA gene encoding DNA/RNA nuclease SfsA, with protein MTGTPLLSFEPLTEGILIKRYKRFLADIELEDGSCVTAHCANTGPMTGVLIPGQRVRLRHAPSPTRKLAWTWEQAEVLGADGNPCWVGINTALPNRLIRAAIEAGHLEDQLGPIAEIRAEVAYGEHRRSRIDLLLTPEANAEDPRPIYLEVKNTTWSDGLLALFPDTITERGQKHLQELMHVLPEARGVLVPCISRPDVTAFAPGDSADPRYGELFRQALSEGVEVVPSAFQFEKDKILWRGKRAIQERQSAV; from the coding sequence ATGACCGGCACCCCTCTCCTCTCATTCGAACCGCTGACGGAGGGGATATTGATCAAGCGCTACAAGCGTTTTCTGGCAGACATCGAGCTGGAGGATGGATCGTGCGTGACCGCTCACTGCGCCAACACCGGACCGATGACCGGCGTGTTGATTCCTGGCCAGCGGGTGCGTCTACGCCACGCCCCTTCCCCAACCCGCAAGCTGGCCTGGACCTGGGAGCAGGCCGAAGTACTCGGTGCTGATGGGAATCCTTGTTGGGTTGGGATTAACACCGCTTTACCCAACCGGCTGATCAGGGCAGCGATTGAGGCCGGCCACCTAGAGGACCAGCTGGGTCCGATCGCTGAAATCCGAGCTGAGGTGGCCTACGGCGAGCACCGCCGCAGCCGCATCGATCTGTTGCTGACACCGGAGGCCAACGCTGAGGATCCGAGGCCGATCTATTTAGAGGTCAAAAACACCACCTGGAGCGATGGGCTCTTGGCCCTGTTCCCAGACACCATCACCGAACGCGGCCAAAAGCACCTGCAGGAACTGATGCATGTGCTGCCTGAAGCTCGAGGTGTGTTGGTGCCATGCATCAGCAGACCGGATGTCACAGCTTTTGCACCAGGTGACAGCGCTGATCCGCGCTACGGAGAGCTCTTCCGTCAAGCACTTTCGGAAGGGGTGGAAGTTGTCCCCAGCGCATTCCAATTTGAAAAAGACAAGATTCTCTGGCGAGGCAAACGCGCCATCCAAGAGAGGCAATCGGCAGTTTAG
- the murJ gene encoding murein biosynthesis integral membrane protein MurJ — protein sequence MARSLKRIALVVTVGTLVSKFGGLVRQLVIAAAFGVGAAYDAYNYAYVLPGFLLILLGGINGPFHSAMVSVLSRRPRDEGAHILATLNTTVSALLLAVTLVLVMAAGPLITLVGPGLPPELHRIAVAQLQVMAPMALLAGLIGLGFGSLNAADEFWIPAISPLMSSLALILGVGLLWWQLGSAIALPEHALWGGVVLALATLSGAILQWLLQLPALIRQRLARFQLSWDFRHPGVQEVWQVMGPATLSSGMLQINVFTDLFFASGILGAAAGLGYANLLVQTPLGLISNALLVPLLPTFSRLTAPEDRPQLIARIRQGLMLSTASMLPLGALFLALAAPIVALVYERGAFDAQAAQLVTGLLMAYGIGMPAYLGRDVLVRVFYALGDGTTPFRLSLAGIGLNVLFDWALVGGPSPWGPQLPFDFGAPGLVLATVLINALTCLALLLVLQQRLAGLPLRSWGFDALRLTAAAALAGCAAWGLSTTVQWPSDLIGRGLQVALSGGFGGVLFALCGQALGIAEVVEINQGIARRFSRR from the coding sequence ATGGCGAGATCTCTCAAGCGCATTGCCCTGGTGGTCACCGTTGGGACCCTTGTCAGCAAATTCGGCGGCCTTGTCCGGCAGTTGGTGATCGCGGCAGCGTTCGGCGTAGGCGCTGCCTACGACGCTTACAACTACGCCTATGTGCTTCCCGGTTTTCTGCTCATTCTTCTGGGGGGCATCAACGGGCCCTTTCACAGCGCCATGGTGAGTGTGCTCAGCCGCAGGCCCAGAGATGAAGGCGCCCACATCCTGGCCACCCTGAACACCACGGTGAGTGCTCTGCTGCTGGCGGTCACCCTGGTGCTGGTGATGGCTGCCGGTCCATTGATCACCCTGGTTGGGCCAGGCCTGCCGCCCGAGCTGCATCGCATCGCTGTCGCGCAGTTGCAGGTGATGGCCCCGATGGCCCTGCTCGCCGGTCTGATCGGTCTGGGATTTGGGTCGCTCAATGCCGCCGATGAATTCTGGATTCCAGCGATTTCGCCGCTGATGTCGAGCCTGGCGCTGATTCTCGGTGTCGGCTTGCTCTGGTGGCAGCTTGGTTCCGCCATCGCCCTGCCTGAACATGCCCTCTGGGGAGGGGTGGTGCTGGCCCTGGCCACGCTCTCTGGAGCCATCTTGCAGTGGTTGTTGCAATTGCCGGCCTTGATTCGGCAGCGACTGGCCCGGTTCCAGTTGTCCTGGGACTTTCGTCACCCTGGCGTGCAGGAGGTCTGGCAGGTGATGGGTCCCGCCACCCTGTCCTCCGGAATGCTTCAGATCAATGTGTTTACCGATCTGTTCTTCGCATCGGGGATCCTCGGCGCAGCTGCAGGACTTGGTTACGCCAATCTTCTGGTGCAGACGCCGCTTGGACTGATTTCCAATGCTCTGTTGGTTCCGCTTCTGCCCACGTTCTCCCGGCTCACGGCTCCAGAGGACCGCCCTCAGCTCATCGCCAGGATCCGTCAGGGCCTGATGCTCTCCACCGCCTCGATGCTGCCGTTGGGCGCTTTGTTTCTGGCGTTGGCTGCTCCGATCGTTGCTCTCGTCTACGAGCGCGGTGCCTTTGATGCACAGGCGGCGCAATTGGTCACCGGGCTGTTGATGGCTTACGGAATTGGCATGCCGGCCTATCTCGGCCGCGATGTGCTCGTGCGGGTGTTCTACGCCCTCGGGGACGGCACAACTCCCTTTCGACTGTCGTTGGCCGGTATCGGTCTGAATGTGCTGTTCGACTGGGCCTTGGTTGGGGGGCCCTCCCCCTGGGGACCTCAGCTGCCCTTTGATTTCGGGGCGCCTGGGCTGGTGCTGGCCACGGTGTTGATCAATGCCCTCACCTGTCTGGCGCTGCTTCTTGTGCTCCAGCAACGCTTGGCAGGCCTGCCTCTGCGCAGCTGGGGGTTTGACGCCCTGCGACTTACCGCAGCGGCAGCGCTGGCAGGTTGTGCTGCCTGGGGGCTCAGCACAACGGTGCAATGGCCTTCTGATCTGATCGGCCGTGGGCTCCAGGTGGCTCTCTCCGGAGGCTTCGGCGGGGTTCTGTTTGCGTTGTGCGGGCAGGCGCTCGGGATCGCTGAAGTCGTTGAGATCAATCAGGGGATTGCGCGGCGCTTCAGTCGTCGCTGA
- a CDS encoding cytochrome-c oxidase has protein sequence MLIIEVTNAREVVRQRIGRLGERLIGKVVDPEAQVEKALIQELDTAFREFGIEARIVSVQGPQLVGRQQLELPIQVRDDRTVTLSDD, from the coding sequence GTGCTGATCATTGAAGTCACCAACGCACGTGAAGTGGTGCGTCAGCGCATTGGCCGCCTTGGAGAGCGCCTGATCGGCAAGGTCGTGGACCCCGAAGCGCAGGTGGAGAAGGCCCTGATTCAGGAACTTGACACTGCCTTCCGTGAATTCGGAATTGAAGCCAGGATCGTTTCGGTGCAGGGTCCGCAGCTCGTAGGCCGGCAACAGCTCGAGTTACCGATTCAAGTGCGCGACGACAGAACCGTGACCCTCAGCGACGACTGA
- a CDS encoding DUF3181 family protein has translation MDAADLHDLTSAIGDRLYLQVSGWHLYLKDAGLAEALAIECSALVDQGAEIAARQAVERVQVPIGGGSSRLPLARLLPSSQLSDLEQILEDHCR, from the coding sequence ATGGATGCCGCTGATCTGCATGATCTGACCTCGGCCATCGGCGATCGTCTGTACCTGCAGGTCTCCGGTTGGCACCTGTACCTGAAAGATGCGGGCCTGGCCGAGGCCCTCGCGATCGAATGCAGCGCACTCGTCGACCAGGGAGCGGAGATCGCCGCTCGCCAGGCTGTCGAACGTGTCCAGGTTCCGATCGGAGGCGGGAGCAGTCGGCTGCCCTTAGCGAGGCTGTTGCCGTCCTCGCAACTTTCCGACCTCGAACAGATTCTTGAGGACCACTGCCGATAA
- the glyA gene encoding serine hydroxymethyltransferase, with protein sequence MVDFETAPINAPLADSDPAIARLIDQERDRQETHLELIASENFASSAVMAAQGSVLTNKYAEGLPHKRYYGGCEHVDAIEELAIERAKELFGAAWANVQPHSGAQANFAVFLALLQPGDTIMGLDLSHGGHLTHGSPVNVSGKWFNVVQYGVDRETQRLDMEAIRQLALEHKPKLIICGYSAYPRIIDFAAFRSIADEVGAYLLADMAHIAGLVAAGVHPSPVPHCDVVTTTTHKTLRGPRGGLILCRDADFAKKFDKAVFPGTQGGPLEHVIAAKAVAFGEALRPSFKAYSQQVVANAQALADRLMARGIDVVSGGTDNHVVLLDLRSIGITGKVADLLVSDVHITANKNTVPFDPESPFVTSGLRLGTAALTTRGFDADAFAEVAEVIADRLLNPEDDAIQSRCLERVASLCRRFPLYATSTEPALV encoded by the coding sequence ATGGTGGATTTCGAAACCGCTCCGATCAATGCACCACTGGCAGACTCCGACCCTGCGATTGCCCGCCTGATCGATCAGGAGCGCGACCGCCAGGAAACCCATCTTGAGCTGATCGCGTCGGAGAACTTTGCATCGAGCGCCGTGATGGCCGCTCAGGGATCCGTATTGACCAACAAGTACGCGGAAGGCCTGCCGCACAAGCGTTACTACGGCGGTTGTGAGCACGTCGATGCCATCGAGGAACTGGCGATTGAGCGGGCCAAGGAGCTTTTCGGTGCAGCTTGGGCCAACGTTCAGCCTCACAGTGGCGCCCAGGCCAACTTTGCTGTCTTCCTGGCCCTGCTTCAGCCGGGCGACACGATCATGGGTCTGGACCTGTCCCATGGCGGGCACTTGACCCATGGTTCACCGGTGAATGTGAGTGGCAAATGGTTCAACGTTGTCCAGTACGGGGTTGATCGAGAGACCCAGCGGTTGGATATGGAAGCGATCCGTCAGCTGGCCCTCGAGCACAAGCCCAAGCTGATCATTTGTGGGTATTCGGCTTATCCCCGAATCATTGATTTTGCGGCTTTTCGTTCGATTGCCGATGAAGTTGGCGCCTACCTGCTGGCCGATATGGCCCATATCGCAGGCCTGGTGGCAGCCGGCGTCCATCCCAGTCCTGTTCCCCATTGCGATGTGGTGACCACCACAACGCACAAAACCCTGCGCGGTCCCCGCGGTGGTCTGATCCTTTGCAGGGATGCTGATTTTGCCAAGAAGTTCGACAAAGCCGTCTTCCCCGGTACCCAAGGCGGGCCTCTGGAGCATGTGATTGCGGCCAAGGCTGTGGCCTTTGGCGAGGCGCTCCGACCTTCTTTCAAGGCCTACAGCCAGCAGGTGGTGGCCAATGCCCAAGCCCTAGCCGACCGATTGATGGCCCGCGGCATCGATGTGGTGAGCGGAGGCACTGATAACCACGTGGTGCTGCTTGATCTGCGCAGCATCGGTATAACCGGCAAGGTGGCTGATCTCCTGGTGAGCGACGTGCACATCACCGCCAACAAGAACACGGTCCCCTTCGATCCAGAATCTCCGTTCGTGACCAGCGGGCTGCGTTTAGGGACCGCTGCTCTCACCACCCGAGGCTTCGATGCAGATGCGTTCGCTGAGGTGGCTGAGGTGATCGCTGATCGCTTGCTGAATCCTGAGGACGATGCGATTCAATCGCGTTGCCTGGAGCGTGTGGCGAGTCTCTGTCGTCGTTTTCCCCTTTACGCAACGTCGACTGAGCCGGCGCTTGTCTGA
- a CDS encoding MraY family glycosyltransferase, with amino-acid sequence MTIASTPLAVAVVIFLAAALVTMVTVPLVRRLGLRHGFTDAPDSRKQHSVPMVRLGGVAMVLGFSVALGLTWLAGGFGMLTPARDQLIWTTLAGSLCFFIIGLADDLFSLSPWPRLAGQVAVAMVVWSQGVRIGAIDLPWASSTADAVVLPGLVSLIATVIWLVGITNAINWLDGLDGLAAGVAGIAAIGLVSVSFSLHQVAAAFLAAALAGSCLGFLRHNFNPARIFMGDGGSYFLGFSLAAISIVGPAKGLTTVSLLLPLLILSLPLADMSAVIMGRLSSGHSPFYPDRRHLHHRLLRAGFSHRRTVLLIYVFTQWLAALAMVVANVEMRFLWLGLATAILVGTVVVMQKQKQAELAQEAAAEDALPGNRQSCSCDHHG; translated from the coding sequence GTGACCATCGCGAGCACTCCTCTCGCAGTCGCTGTTGTGATTTTCCTGGCGGCGGCCTTGGTCACCATGGTGACCGTGCCGCTGGTGCGCCGGCTTGGCCTTCGCCACGGCTTCACCGATGCTCCTGACTCCCGCAAGCAGCACAGCGTGCCGATGGTCCGGCTCGGTGGTGTGGCCATGGTGCTCGGGTTCAGTGTCGCGCTCGGTCTCACGTGGTTGGCCGGTGGTTTCGGCATGCTCACCCCCGCGCGGGATCAGCTGATCTGGACCACGCTTGCGGGGTCTCTGTGTTTCTTCATCATCGGCTTGGCCGATGATCTCTTTTCTCTCTCTCCATGGCCTCGTCTGGCGGGCCAGGTGGCGGTTGCCATGGTGGTCTGGTCCCAGGGCGTGAGGATCGGCGCCATTGACTTGCCTTGGGCATCCAGCACCGCTGACGCTGTTGTGCTTCCGGGCTTGGTGAGCCTGATCGCCACTGTGATCTGGCTTGTGGGCATCACCAACGCGATCAATTGGCTCGATGGACTCGATGGCCTGGCGGCCGGAGTTGCTGGGATCGCGGCCATCGGACTGGTGTCCGTGAGTTTCTCTCTGCATCAGGTCGCTGCTGCGTTCCTGGCGGCAGCGTTGGCTGGAAGTTGTCTTGGTTTCCTCCGGCACAACTTCAATCCTGCTCGGATTTTTATGGGTGATGGGGGGTCATACTTCCTCGGCTTCAGCCTCGCTGCCATCAGCATCGTTGGCCCAGCGAAGGGTCTCACCACGGTGAGTTTGCTGCTGCCTTTGCTCATTCTTTCTTTGCCCCTGGCCGACATGTCGGCCGTGATCATGGGGCGCTTGAGTTCCGGACATTCCCCTTTCTATCCGGACCGTCGCCATCTGCATCACCGGCTTCTGAGAGCGGGGTTCAGCCACCGTCGCACCGTGCTGCTGATCTATGTGTTCACCCAGTGGCTTGCGGCCTTGGCCATGGTGGTGGCCAATGTGGAAATGCGCTTTCTCTGGTTAGGTCTGGCGACGGCCATCCTCGTTGGCACGGTGGTGGTGATGCAGAAGCAGAAACAGGCAGAGCTGGCTCAGGAAGCGGCGGCAGAGGATGCGCTTCCGGGGAACCGGCAATCTTGCTCCTGCGATCACCATGGCTGA
- a CDS encoding competence/damage-inducible protein A — MADGASRAGVEILCIGTELLLGNIVNGNARWLAEELAALGLPHFRQIVVGDNRDRLIAQVREISCRSRVLITTGGLGPTPDDLTTEAIAAAFATPLEERADVWADITAKSRSRGREPSPETRRQALLPVGATLLPNPTGTAPGMIWSPTEDFTVLTFPGVPSEMRAMWQATAAPWFNQSGLSSGVFVSRLLRFWGIGESTLAEQVSDLLDQANPTVAPYAGRGEVKLRITACAASEPEARELVDETERDLRDRTGDLCFGADDDSLASVVLKHLRVRGETLAVAESCTGGGLGSELTAVPGSSEVLLGGVIAYANAVKCELLGVPSSLLEEVGAVSDPVAQAMAEGVRRLTGSDWALALTGIAGPGGGSDQKPVGLVHIAVAGPDGCESHPIRLGSSRGRDWIRLVSAGEALNRLRLRLMAIESGRGSESVDKPLGLNVQG, encoded by the coding sequence ATGGCTGACGGTGCAAGCCGTGCTGGCGTGGAGATTCTCTGCATCGGCACGGAGCTTTTGCTCGGAAATATCGTGAACGGCAATGCACGCTGGCTTGCCGAGGAGCTGGCTGCTCTGGGTCTGCCTCACTTCCGGCAAATCGTTGTAGGAGACAACCGGGATCGTTTGATCGCTCAGGTGCGGGAGATTTCCTGTCGTTCCAGGGTGTTGATCACCACAGGTGGTTTGGGCCCGACCCCCGATGACCTCACCACCGAAGCGATTGCTGCGGCCTTCGCGACTCCCCTCGAGGAGCGGGCCGATGTCTGGGCTGACATCACGGCCAAGTCACGCAGCCGTGGAAGGGAGCCCAGCCCGGAGACCCGGCGGCAGGCCCTCCTGCCTGTCGGCGCGACGTTGCTTCCCAATCCCACCGGAACGGCGCCGGGGATGATCTGGTCACCCACCGAAGACTTCACGGTGCTCACCTTCCCGGGCGTTCCCAGTGAGATGCGTGCCATGTGGCAAGCCACCGCGGCTCCTTGGTTCAACCAGTCGGGACTCTCCAGTGGCGTGTTTGTCAGCAGGTTGCTTCGCTTCTGGGGAATCGGCGAATCAACCCTGGCCGAACAGGTCAGTGATCTGCTGGATCAGGCCAACCCCACCGTGGCTCCCTACGCCGGCCGCGGCGAGGTGAAGCTGCGCATCACCGCCTGCGCGGCTTCGGAGCCTGAAGCCCGTGAGCTCGTGGATGAGACCGAACGAGATCTCCGGGATCGAACAGGCGATCTCTGTTTCGGTGCCGATGATGATTCACTTGCTTCGGTGGTGCTGAAGCACCTGCGCGTGCGTGGGGAGACCCTGGCTGTGGCGGAATCCTGCACGGGTGGTGGGCTGGGCTCCGAGCTCACCGCAGTCCCTGGTTCTTCGGAGGTCCTGCTCGGCGGCGTGATCGCCTATGCCAATGCAGTGAAGTGTGAGTTGCTGGGTGTTCCCTCCTCCCTCCTGGAAGAAGTCGGCGCTGTCAGTGACCCGGTCGCCCAGGCGATGGCTGAGGGGGTGCGACGGCTGACAGGCAGCGATTGGGCCCTCGCACTCACGGGAATTGCCGGTCCGGGAGGTGGTAGCGATCAGAAACCAGTCGGGCTGGTGCATATCGCTGTGGCAGGACCGGACGGTTGTGAGAGTCACCCCATCCGGCTTGGCTCATCCCGAGGACGGGACTGGATCCGGTTGGTGAGTGCTGGGGAGGCGCTGAACCGCCTGCGGTTGCGCTTGATGGCCATCGAGTCGGGGCGGGGAAGTGAGTCTGTCGACAAGCCGTTAGGGTTGAATGTTCAAGGCTGA
- the leuC gene encoding 3-isopropylmalate dehydratase large subunit, with protein sequence MSSGTLYDKVWDLHRVADLPGGSTQLFIGLHLIHEVTSPQAFAALEDKGLAVRCPQRTVATVDHIVPTTSQARPFADPLAEEMLSTLERNCANHGITLHGLGSGRQGIVHVIAPELGLTQPGMTVACGDSHTSTHGAFGAIAFGIGTSQVRDVLASQSLAMNKLKVRRIWVENTLTPGVFAKDLILHVIRSLGVKAGVGHAYEFAGPAIEALSMEERMTLCNMAIEGGARCGYVNPDQTTFDYLHGRAEAPSAEAWDRAVSWWRSLASGADARFDDEVRFDAATIAPTVTWGITPGQGIGVDETVPTPEQLDPADRPIAEEAYRYMDLAPGQAIAGVPVDVCFIGSCTNGRLSDLQAAAAVARGHHVASGIRAFVVPGSEQVARAAEAEGLDAVFREAGFEWREPGCSMCLAMNPDRLEGRQISASSSNRNFKGRQGSASGRTLLMSPAMVAAAAITGQVRDVRQLNCMTSDD encoded by the coding sequence ATGAGCAGCGGGACCCTTTACGACAAGGTTTGGGATCTGCATCGCGTCGCTGATCTTCCTGGTGGATCCACTCAGTTGTTCATCGGCCTGCACCTGATTCATGAGGTGACCAGTCCTCAGGCCTTCGCGGCCCTGGAAGACAAGGGACTTGCTGTGCGCTGTCCTCAGCGCACCGTGGCCACGGTGGATCACATTGTTCCAACCACCAGTCAGGCCAGGCCGTTTGCGGATCCACTCGCAGAGGAGATGCTGAGCACACTGGAGCGAAACTGTGCCAACCACGGCATCACCTTGCATGGTCTTGGCAGTGGTCGCCAGGGAATCGTGCATGTGATTGCGCCGGAGCTCGGTCTCACGCAGCCCGGAATGACAGTGGCCTGTGGTGACTCGCACACGTCCACGCATGGGGCCTTCGGGGCCATCGCCTTCGGGATCGGGACCAGTCAGGTGCGCGACGTCCTCGCCAGCCAGAGCCTGGCGATGAACAAGCTCAAGGTGCGTCGGATCTGGGTGGAGAACACGCTCACCCCTGGGGTGTTCGCCAAGGATTTGATCCTGCACGTGATTCGCTCCCTGGGTGTGAAGGCGGGGGTGGGACATGCCTATGAATTCGCGGGTCCAGCCATCGAGGCGCTGTCGATGGAAGAGCGCATGACCCTCTGCAACATGGCGATTGAAGGGGGTGCGCGCTGCGGTTACGTGAACCCTGATCAGACCACCTTCGACTATCTCCACGGGCGTGCTGAGGCGCCTTCGGCAGAGGCCTGGGACCGGGCGGTGAGCTGGTGGCGATCTCTGGCCTCCGGTGCTGATGCCCGCTTCGACGATGAGGTGCGCTTTGATGCCGCCACCATCGCTCCCACGGTGACCTGGGGCATCACACCCGGTCAGGGAATCGGTGTTGATGAGACCGTGCCCACGCCCGAGCAGCTTGACCCTGCCGATCGTCCCATCGCGGAGGAGGCTTATCGCTATATGGATCTGGCGCCCGGACAGGCGATCGCAGGGGTGCCTGTGGATGTGTGCTTCATCGGCAGTTGCACCAATGGACGGCTCAGTGATTTGCAGGCTGCGGCTGCGGTGGCCAGGGGACATCATGTGGCCTCGGGCATCCGGGCTTTTGTTGTGCCTGGATCTGAACAAGTGGCCCGGGCTGCGGAGGCCGAGGGTCTCGATGCCGTGTTCCGCGAGGCCGGATTTGAATGGCGGGAACCTGGCTGTTCCATGTGTTTAGCCATGAATCCTGATCGGCTGGAGGGGCGTCAGATCAGCGCCAGCTCAAGCAATCGCAATTTCAAGGGCCGGCAGGGTTCGGCCAGCGGCCGAACGCTGCTGATGAGTCCCGCGATGGTTGCTGCCGCCGCCATCACAGGTCAGGTTCGTGATGTGCGGCAGCTGAACTGCATGACTTCCGATGACTGA
- a CDS encoding 3-isopropylmalate dehydratase small subunit 2 translates to MTETTPFPQGPIPMVRGRALVLRGDDIDTDRIIPARFLKCVSFEALGAQAFADDRQELAGRHPFDQSVHAGASILVVNDNFGCGSSREHAPQALMRWGIRALVGVNFAEIFYGNCLALGIPCATASSQQISLLQDAVAVDPSVNWLLDLNGLTFSAGSVSESIQVASGALDMLRSGQWDATSQLVARDAELTRTMENLPYLRGF, encoded by the coding sequence ATGACTGAGACCACTCCTTTCCCGCAAGGTCCAATCCCGATGGTGAGGGGGCGCGCACTCGTGCTGCGCGGCGATGACATCGACACCGATCGGATCATTCCCGCCCGCTTCCTCAAATGCGTCAGTTTCGAGGCTCTCGGAGCACAGGCCTTTGCGGATGATCGCCAGGAGCTGGCCGGTCGCCATCCCTTTGATCAGTCCGTGCACGCCGGGGCCTCGATCCTGGTGGTCAATGACAATTTCGGCTGCGGGTCAAGCCGTGAGCATGCTCCCCAGGCGCTGATGCGCTGGGGGATCAGGGCTCTGGTGGGTGTGAACTTTGCTGAGATCTTTTATGGCAACTGCCTTGCGCTCGGGATTCCCTGTGCCACCGCCTCGTCGCAGCAGATCAGCCTTCTTCAGGATGCTGTGGCCGTGGATCCTTCAGTGAACTGGCTGCTTGATCTCAACGGTCTTACTTTTTCAGCCGGTTCCGTCTCCGAGTCGATCCAGGTGGCCTCGGGTGCTCTCGACATGTTGCGCAGTGGTCAGTGGGATGCCACAAGCCAGTTGGTGGCACGAGATGCCGAACTCACACGCACCATGGAGAACCTTCCTTACCTTCGCGGGTTCTGA
- a CDS encoding pentapeptide repeat-containing protein encodes MVNPRFYSWAAALFTALLTPLALQAGTPQSIKVVPYGTPQERLLQLGACTGCDLRGLSLQGEHLIGADLRDADLRGVDLRQANLEGADLSGARLDGADLRGARLSNADLTDTDLRRADLRDAVVINAYAPNVRTDGMRFAGADLTGSHLIYGGGPD; translated from the coding sequence ATGGTGAATCCCAGGTTTTATTCATGGGCAGCTGCATTGTTCACAGCGCTGCTGACACCCTTGGCTCTCCAGGCGGGAACGCCGCAATCCATCAAGGTTGTTCCCTATGGAACGCCGCAGGAGCGATTGCTTCAGCTTGGAGCCTGCACCGGATGCGATCTGCGTGGGCTGAGCCTTCAGGGTGAGCATCTGATTGGTGCGGATCTGCGCGACGCTGATCTACGGGGAGTGGATCTTCGGCAGGCCAATCTCGAAGGGGCCGACCTCAGCGGTGCTCGGCTCGATGGAGCTGATCTGCGCGGAGCACGGCTCAGCAATGCCGACCTCACAGACACAGACCTGCGACGTGCCGACTTGCGCGATGCGGTTGTGATCAATGCCTATGCCCCGAATGTGCGAACGGATGGCATGCGTTTTGCCGGGGCCGACCTCACGGGGAGTCATCTGATCTATGGCGGCGGTCCCGACTGA